A single region of the Cucumis melo cultivar AY chromosome 3, USDA_Cmelo_AY_1.0, whole genome shotgun sequence genome encodes:
- the LOC103496540 gene encoding uncharacterized protein LOC103496540 isoform X2, giving the protein MMMVEDLGVEAKESVVRKVAKLMCLLKLLQSINSIKADYITHQQFIIIKGIISFVSLSRRGKNCSQEKRKERCSAGKNEPMERCENSILNEEWKAMKNRESFKLHDSSLRLTLVRDRFISIKVSS; this is encoded by the exons ATG ATGATGGTTGAGGATCTCGGTGTCGAAGCAAAGGAATCTGTCGTACGCAAGGTTGCCAAACTTATGTGCCTTCTAAAGCTTCTGCAGTCAATTAATTCGATCAAGGCTGATTATATTACTCATCAGCAG TTCATCATCATCAAGGGAATTATATCTTTCGTAAGCCTATCCCGAAGAGGAAAAAACTGCTCTCAAGAGAAAAGGAAGGAAAGGTGCTCAGCCGGGAAGAATGAGCCCATGGAGCGGTGCGAGAATTCGATCTTGAATGAGGAATGGAAAGCTATGAAAAATAGAGAGTC ATTCAAGCTGCACGATTCAAGTTTAAGGTTGACATTGGTAAGAGATCGATTCATTTCAATTAAGGTTTCAAGTTaa
- the LOC103496540 gene encoding uncharacterized protein LOC103496540 isoform X1 produces the protein MMMVEDLGVEAKESVVRKVAKLMCLLKLLQSINSIKADYITHQQFIIIKGIISFVSLSRRGKNCSQEKRKERCSAGKNEPMERCENSILNEEWKAMKNRESFKLHDSSLRLTLLYVSMMFMLETCSCWLGAELWPRTHKRMYSLREEMCLLFNFCDFSYINAILGAKYMDWVDFFFIFFLRFFS, from the exons ATG ATGATGGTTGAGGATCTCGGTGTCGAAGCAAAGGAATCTGTCGTACGCAAGGTTGCCAAACTTATGTGCCTTCTAAAGCTTCTGCAGTCAATTAATTCGATCAAGGCTGATTATATTACTCATCAGCAG TTCATCATCATCAAGGGAATTATATCTTTCGTAAGCCTATCCCGAAGAGGAAAAAACTGCTCTCAAGAGAAAAGGAAGGAAAGGTGCTCAGCCGGGAAGAATGAGCCCATGGAGCGGTGCGAGAATTCGATCTTGAATGAGGAATGGAAAGCTATGAAAAATAGAGAGTC ATTCAAGCTGCACGATTCAAGTTTAAGGTTGACATTG CTATATGTTAGTATGATGTTTATGTTGGAAACTTGTTCTTGTTGGTTAGGAGCTGAATTGTGGCCTAGAACTCACAAACGTATGTATTCACTCCGGGAAGAAATGTGTTTGCTGTTTAATTTTTGTGATTTTTCGTATATCAATGCAATTCTTGGAGCAAAATACATGGATtgggttgattttttttttattttttttttgcgttttttttcttaa